A portion of the Tamandua tetradactyla isolate mTamTet1 chromosome 16, mTamTet1.pri, whole genome shotgun sequence genome contains these proteins:
- the RCN3 gene encoding reticulocalbin-3, translating to MWRLSLLVLLLLGPRRGAQGKPSLDAGPHGQGRVHQPAPLSEAPHDDAHGNFQFDHEAFLGREVAKEFDQLSPEESQIRLGRIVDRMDSAGDGDGWVSLAELRSWIAHTQQRHIRDSVSAAWNTYDTDRDGLVGWEELRNATYGHYAPGEEFHDVEDADTYKKMLARDERRFRVADQDGDSRATREELTAFLHPEEFPHMRDIVIAETLEDLDKNKDGYVQVDEYIADLFSAEPGQQEPAWVQTEREQFRDFRDLNKDGRLDGSEVGYWVLPPAQDQPLVEANHLLHESDLDKDGRLSKAEILSNWNMFVGSQATNYGEDLTRHHDEL from the exons ATGTGGCGACTCTCGCttctggtgctgctgctgctggggccGAGGCGGGGGGCCCAGGGGAAGCCGTCCCTGGACGCTGGCCCACACGGCCAGGGCAGGGTGCACCAGCCTGCCCCCCTCAGCGAGGCGCCTCACGACGATGCCCACGGGAACTTCCAGTTTGACCATGAGGCTTTCCTGGGACGTGAGGTGGCCAAGGAATTCGACCAGCTCAGCCCAGAGGAAAGCCAGATCCGACTGGG GAGGATCGTGGACCGCATGGACAGTGCTGGGGACGGGGACGGCTGGGTGTCTCTGGCCGAGCTCCGCTCGTGGATCGCGCACACGCAGCAGCGGCACATACGGGACTCGGTGAGCGCGGCCTGGAACACGTACGACACGGACCGCGACGGGCTCGTGGGCTGGGAGGAGCTACGTAACGCCACCTACGGCCACTACGCGCCCG GGGAAGAATTCCACGATGTGGAGGACGCTGACACCTACAAGAAGATGCTGGCTCGCGATGAGCGGCGCTTCCGGGTGGCCGACCAGGACGGGGACTCGAGGGCCACGCGGGAGGAGCTGACGGCCTTCCTGCACCCCGAGGAGTTCCCCCACATGCGGGACATAGTGATTGCT GAAACCCTGGAGGACCTGGACAAGAACAAGGATGGCTATGTACAAGTGGATGAGTATATTG CGGACCTGTTCTCGGCCGAGCCGGGCCAGCAGGAGCCGGCCTGGGTGCAGACCGAGCGCGAGCAGTTCCGCGACTTCCGGGACCTCAACAAGGACGGGCGGCTGGACGGCAGCGAGGTGGGCTACTGGGTGCTGCCCCCCGCCCAGGACCAGCCCCTGGTGGAGGCCAATCACCTGCTGCACGAGAGCGACCTGGACAAG GATGGGCGCCTGAGCAAGGCCGAGATCCTGAGCAACTGGAACATGTTTGTGGGCAGCCAGGCCACCAACTACGGCGAGGACCTCACGCGCCACCACGACGAGCTCTGA
- the FCGRT gene encoding IgG receptor FcRn large subunit p51 isoform X3 gives MGVPRPQPWDLGLLLLLLPGTLGADSHLSLLYHLTAVTAPAPGTPAFWVSGWLGPQQYLSYSSLRAQAEPCGAWVWESQVAWYWEAETTDMRDKEKLFLDALQTLGTGGPYTLQGLLGCELGPGNTSVPTAKFALNGEEFMSFDLKLGTWSGEWPEALTISNRWNQQADAVRKERTFLLNSCPQRLMGHLERGRGNLEWKEPPSMRLRARPGGPGLSVLTCSAFSFYPPELQLRFLRNGLAAGSGEGDHGPNGDGSFHAWTSLTVRSGDEHHYRCLVQHAGLSQPLTVELESPPKSSVQVAAIVISVLLLLAAAAGGVLLWRRMRKELPVFWVSRHGDDIGTLLPTPGQPQDADSQDANALPVST, from the exons ATGGGGGTTCCCCGGCCTCAGCCCTGGGATCTCgggctcctgctcctcctcctgcccGGGACGCTGGGCGCAG ACAGCCATCTCTCCCTCCTGTACCACCTCACCGCCGTGACCGCCCCTGCCCCAGGGACCCCTGCCTTTTGGGTGTCAGGCTGGCTGGGTCCACAGCAGTACCTGAGCTACAGCAGCCTGCGGGCCCAAGCGGAGCCGTGCGGGGCTTGGGTCTGGGAAAGCCAGGTGGCCTGGTATTGGGAGGCAGAGACCACAGACATGAGGGACAAGGAGAAGCTTTTTCTCGATGCCCTGCAAACCTTGGGGACCGGAG GTCCCTACACCCTGCAGGGCCTGCTGGGCTGTGAGTTGGGCCCTGGCAACACCTCAGTGCCCACGGCCAAGTTTGCCCTGAACGGCGAGGAATTCATGAGTTTCGACCTCAAATTGGGCACCTGGTCTGGGGAATGGCCAGAGGCCCTCACCATCAGCAACAGGTGGAATCAGCAGGCTGATGCAGTCAGGAAGGAGAGAACCTTCCTGCTCAACTCCTGTCCCCAGCGGCTCATGGGCCATCTGGAGAGGGGCCGTGGAAACCTGGAGTGGAAGG AGCCCCCCTCCATGCGCCTGAGGGCCCGACCAGGCGGCCCTGGCCTTTCGGTGCTCACCTGCAGTGCCTTTTCCTTCTACCCTCCGGAGCTGCAACTGCGATTCCTCCGGAATGGGCTGGCAGCTGGCTCCGGGGAAGGTGACCATGGCCCCAACGGTGATGGGTCCTTCCATGCCTGGACTTCACTCACTGTTAGAAGTGGCGACGAACATCACTACCGCTGCCTCGTGCAGCACGCAGGGCTGTCACAGCCCCTCACTGTGGAGCTGG AATCACCACCCAAGTCCTCGGTGCAAGTGGCTGCAATTGTCATCAGTGTCTTGCTGCTCCTGGCAGCAGCTGCAGGAGGAGTTCTGCTGTGGAGGAGGATGAGGAAGGAGCTGCCAG TCTTCTGGGTCTCCCGCCATGGGGACGACATAGGGACGCTCCTGCCCACTCCTGGCCAGCCCCAGGACGCTGACTCTCAGGATGCAAATGCATTGCCAGTGTCTACCTGA
- the FCGRT gene encoding IgG receptor FcRn large subunit p51 isoform X1: MAGRKGMWRLSPSRMGVPRPQPWDLGLLLLLLPGTLGADSHLSLLYHLTAVTAPAPGTPAFWVSGWLGPQQYLSYSSLRAQAEPCGAWVWESQVAWYWEAETTDMRDKEKLFLDALQTLGTGGPYTLQGLLGCELGPGNTSVPTAKFALNGEEFMSFDLKLGTWSGEWPEALTISNRWNQQADAVRKERTFLLNSCPQRLMGHLERGRGNLEWKEPPSMRLRARPGGPGLSVLTCSAFSFYPPELQLRFLRNGLAAGSGEGDHGPNGDGSFHAWTSLTVRSGDEHHYRCLVQHAGLSQPLTVELESPPKSSVQVAAIVISVLLLLAAAAGGVLLWRRMRKELPVFWVSRHGDDIGTLLPTPGQPQDADSQDANALPVST, translated from the exons ATGGCAGGCAGGAAGGGAATGTGGCGGCT GTCGCCCTCCAGGATGGGGGTTCCCCGGCCTCAGCCCTGGGATCTCgggctcctgctcctcctcctgcccGGGACGCTGGGCGCAG ACAGCCATCTCTCCCTCCTGTACCACCTCACCGCCGTGACCGCCCCTGCCCCAGGGACCCCTGCCTTTTGGGTGTCAGGCTGGCTGGGTCCACAGCAGTACCTGAGCTACAGCAGCCTGCGGGCCCAAGCGGAGCCGTGCGGGGCTTGGGTCTGGGAAAGCCAGGTGGCCTGGTATTGGGAGGCAGAGACCACAGACATGAGGGACAAGGAGAAGCTTTTTCTCGATGCCCTGCAAACCTTGGGGACCGGAG GTCCCTACACCCTGCAGGGCCTGCTGGGCTGTGAGTTGGGCCCTGGCAACACCTCAGTGCCCACGGCCAAGTTTGCCCTGAACGGCGAGGAATTCATGAGTTTCGACCTCAAATTGGGCACCTGGTCTGGGGAATGGCCAGAGGCCCTCACCATCAGCAACAGGTGGAATCAGCAGGCTGATGCAGTCAGGAAGGAGAGAACCTTCCTGCTCAACTCCTGTCCCCAGCGGCTCATGGGCCATCTGGAGAGGGGCCGTGGAAACCTGGAGTGGAAGG AGCCCCCCTCCATGCGCCTGAGGGCCCGACCAGGCGGCCCTGGCCTTTCGGTGCTCACCTGCAGTGCCTTTTCCTTCTACCCTCCGGAGCTGCAACTGCGATTCCTCCGGAATGGGCTGGCAGCTGGCTCCGGGGAAGGTGACCATGGCCCCAACGGTGATGGGTCCTTCCATGCCTGGACTTCACTCACTGTTAGAAGTGGCGACGAACATCACTACCGCTGCCTCGTGCAGCACGCAGGGCTGTCACAGCCCCTCACTGTGGAGCTGG AATCACCACCCAAGTCCTCGGTGCAAGTGGCTGCAATTGTCATCAGTGTCTTGCTGCTCCTGGCAGCAGCTGCAGGAGGAGTTCTGCTGTGGAGGAGGATGAGGAAGGAGCTGCCAG TCTTCTGGGTCTCCCGCCATGGGGACGACATAGGGACGCTCCTGCCCACTCCTGGCCAGCCCCAGGACGCTGACTCTCAGGATGCAAATGCATTGCCAGTGTCTACCTGA
- the FCGRT gene encoding IgG receptor FcRn large subunit p51 isoform X2, with amino-acid sequence MSPSRMGVPRPQPWDLGLLLLLLPGTLGADSHLSLLYHLTAVTAPAPGTPAFWVSGWLGPQQYLSYSSLRAQAEPCGAWVWESQVAWYWEAETTDMRDKEKLFLDALQTLGTGGPYTLQGLLGCELGPGNTSVPTAKFALNGEEFMSFDLKLGTWSGEWPEALTISNRWNQQADAVRKERTFLLNSCPQRLMGHLERGRGNLEWKEPPSMRLRARPGGPGLSVLTCSAFSFYPPELQLRFLRNGLAAGSGEGDHGPNGDGSFHAWTSLTVRSGDEHHYRCLVQHAGLSQPLTVELESPPKSSVQVAAIVISVLLLLAAAAGGVLLWRRMRKELPVFWVSRHGDDIGTLLPTPGQPQDADSQDANALPVST; translated from the exons AT GTCGCCCTCCAGGATGGGGGTTCCCCGGCCTCAGCCCTGGGATCTCgggctcctgctcctcctcctgcccGGGACGCTGGGCGCAG ACAGCCATCTCTCCCTCCTGTACCACCTCACCGCCGTGACCGCCCCTGCCCCAGGGACCCCTGCCTTTTGGGTGTCAGGCTGGCTGGGTCCACAGCAGTACCTGAGCTACAGCAGCCTGCGGGCCCAAGCGGAGCCGTGCGGGGCTTGGGTCTGGGAAAGCCAGGTGGCCTGGTATTGGGAGGCAGAGACCACAGACATGAGGGACAAGGAGAAGCTTTTTCTCGATGCCCTGCAAACCTTGGGGACCGGAG GTCCCTACACCCTGCAGGGCCTGCTGGGCTGTGAGTTGGGCCCTGGCAACACCTCAGTGCCCACGGCCAAGTTTGCCCTGAACGGCGAGGAATTCATGAGTTTCGACCTCAAATTGGGCACCTGGTCTGGGGAATGGCCAGAGGCCCTCACCATCAGCAACAGGTGGAATCAGCAGGCTGATGCAGTCAGGAAGGAGAGAACCTTCCTGCTCAACTCCTGTCCCCAGCGGCTCATGGGCCATCTGGAGAGGGGCCGTGGAAACCTGGAGTGGAAGG AGCCCCCCTCCATGCGCCTGAGGGCCCGACCAGGCGGCCCTGGCCTTTCGGTGCTCACCTGCAGTGCCTTTTCCTTCTACCCTCCGGAGCTGCAACTGCGATTCCTCCGGAATGGGCTGGCAGCTGGCTCCGGGGAAGGTGACCATGGCCCCAACGGTGATGGGTCCTTCCATGCCTGGACTTCACTCACTGTTAGAAGTGGCGACGAACATCACTACCGCTGCCTCGTGCAGCACGCAGGGCTGTCACAGCCCCTCACTGTGGAGCTGG AATCACCACCCAAGTCCTCGGTGCAAGTGGCTGCAATTGTCATCAGTGTCTTGCTGCTCCTGGCAGCAGCTGCAGGAGGAGTTCTGCTGTGGAGGAGGATGAGGAAGGAGCTGCCAG TCTTCTGGGTCTCCCGCCATGGGGACGACATAGGGACGCTCCTGCCCACTCCTGGCCAGCCCCAGGACGCTGACTCTCAGGATGCAAATGCATTGCCAGTGTCTACCTGA